The Atribacter laminatus genome contains the following window.
ATATAACCAGTGTAAATAAGACCACCTATAGAAGAAAGCAATCCACTTAAAATGAAAACGCTCATTATGGTTTTTTCCACGTTGATACCACAAGCACGAGATGCTTCCTTGTTACTTCCAACTGCGTAAATTTTTCTCCCTAATGGGGTAAGCGATAATAAATAATGAACTAAAATTGCTATGATGATTAAAAAGGGCACTGCAATTGGTACAAAGCTTTTGCCTACCATACCTCCCCCGGGTGTGATGATTCCAGAAGGGATGGTAAATAATGTTCCGCCACCCAAAATGAGCATCAATCCATAGAATAGTATGTTAGTGCCTAAGGTTTGCAAAAAAGGGTTAATGTTTAGCTTTGCGATGAAGAACCCATTATAAAAACCTACAGCTACTCCAACAAATAACATAATTAATATCAATAAAGGAGCAGGGAGACCGGGGATCCATCTCTCAAAAGTAAGAGCTGCAATTACCGAAGAAAATCCAGCAATCGCCCCAACGGATAAGTCAAAATTGCCACTAATTAAAACTATAGCCTGAGCCAAAACTAAAAATCCGAGCATGGAAACTGAATAGATCATTGATATAAGATTTTTTGGCATAATCAACGTTGGTTGAATTGACACAAAGGCTATGATGAGACCAATATCAATAAACCAAATGAGATTATCGAGAAAAAATAATAAAAAATTCTTTTTCTTCATTGTTTTATCCCTCAGCCTTCTTTTTCAGTAATTGAGTCCACTGCTCCATCAGCGTAATGTAAAAGCTTTTCTTTTGTGGCTTCTTTTTTTAATAAAATTTGCGCTATTTTTCCTTCATGCAAAACCATTATTCGATCTGAAATGTGAATAATCTCTTCCAAATCGGAAGAAGTAAAAATTACCGATGTACCTCCAGCAACCAGCTGTCTGATTATCTTATATATTTCATTTTTTGCTCCTATATCTATACCTTTTGTTCCTTCATCGACTAAGTAAAGTTGTGAGTGAGCAGCAAGGCAGCGACCAAACATTACTTTTTGTTTATTTCCACCGCTTAAATAATCAATTTCTGCTTTGGGTGAATGAGCTTTTATCTGAAATTTTTCGGCAACTTCCTCAAATATCCTCTTTTCTTGAATTCGATCAATAAACAAATTAGAGGGCTTCAAGTGTTTTTGAGTAGATGAAATAAGTAAGTTTTCATCTACTGGCCTCCCAAGAAATAAACCTTCGCTCCTGTCTTCAGGAACAAAGCCAATACCCTTATTGATCAAATCATTCGTAGAGGAGAATACTATATTTTGCCCCTTGAACATGATGCATCCTTCTTGCACCGGAAGGAGTCCATAAATAGTTTTTAACAATTCAGTTCGTCCAGATGCTCTTAAACCATATATTCCCAAAACTTCCCCCTGATATAAATTAAAATGAATGTTTTTCAATTTTGTATTGGATACATTGTTCAGGCAAAGTACTGATTCGCTTGATTGTTTTTCATCAAAATTGACATTGACATCCAGTTCATCAGACTTCTGTTTTTCCTCAATATCTTTTCCTACAATGGCTTTTTTAAGATCATTATGGTTGATATCATCAATACTTTCAGACAAAACCACTTCTCCATCACGAATGACTGTTACTGAGTCACAGATTTGAAATATTTCATCAATTTCGTGGGATATATAAATGAATGATTGGCCTATCTTTTTTTGTTTTCGCATCACATCATAAAGGAGACGAATTTCATCCAGAGAGAGGGAAACAGTAACTTCATCTAATGCAATAATTTTTGCACCGGTTGAAAATATTTCTCGAATTATTAAAAGCATTTGTTTTTCTGCTATGGTTAAATACCTTACTTCAAGTTTAGGATCCCAAGTGAGATTAAATATTTCCAAACGTTCCTTAGCAAACTTATATAATGATTTCCAGTTTACCCTTTTAATTGAGCCATGCAGTTCCTTTTCCCTGAATACAATATTTTCTGCAATACTTAAATCTTCCATCAATGCCGGCTCTTGCGAAATAAAGCGAAATCCAAGTCTTTCAGAATCCTGAACGCTTCTTATTTCTGATTTTTCTCCAAAATAAAAAAGTTCTCCACTGGTCTTTTCTTCTAATCCGGAAATTATTTTAATAAAAGTACTCTTCCCTGCTCCATTTTTTCCTAAAAGACCCCGAACTTCTCCTGGTTTGAGATCGAAATTAATCCCCTTAAGTGCTTCTACGCCCGGATATTTTTTTATGATCTTTTTGGCTTCCAAAACCGGTGCTGTACCACCATTATTGCCCAAACTAATAGCCCTCCCAATTTATTTTTTCTATAACCTCTCTTCACAATTATTCTTCAACGGCAACAACTCTCGCTAGACAACCACCAGCGTCTTTAAGCAAAATTGGCAGACAGATAAAGGTAAATCTTTGCGTTGCAGCAGAAAATAAAGGTTCTAAAAATAATTCTTCGAGAATTAAAATTTCTGCTCCCAACAGGGTTCTATGAACCAGTGGGCCTTCTGGAAAACCATAGGTTTCAACACCAAGGGTATCAACACCAAGGATATTAATCTGCCGATCAACAAGCCATTGTGCTGCTTTCCCATTAATTGCCGGAAAATTTTTTAAATATTTGTGATTAAAACCACGAGCTTTCCCAAACCCAGTCGCTAACATAACAATATCGCCTTTTTTTATTTTGGAACCAACTTTTTCTAAATCTTCCACCGTAATAAATTCATTTTCTTTTTTAAATCGGAGGTCAAGGACAATACCTTCTCCAATAAATCTTTCGACTGGTATTTGATCAAGAGTCTTTCCGTCAGGGAGAAAATGATAGGGAGCATCAATATGAGTGGCAGTGTGAGTGTTAAATTCCATTGTTTCGA
Protein-coding sequences here:
- a CDS encoding ABC transporter permease, which encodes MKKKNFLLFFLDNLIWFIDIGLIIAFVSIQPTLIMPKNLISMIYSVSMLGFLVLAQAIVLISGNFDLSVGAIAGFSSVIAALTFERWIPGLPAPLLILIMLFVGVAVGFYNGFFIAKLNINPFLQTLGTNILFYGLMLILGGGTLFTIPSGIITPGGGMVGKSFVPIAVPFLIIIAILVHYLLSLTPLGRKIYAVGSNKEASRACGINVEKTIMSVFILSGLLSSIGGLIYTGYMSCVTMDMAQNDLFSSFAGAIIGGVALTGGRGKISGVFGGILLLGILEIGLTILRVPATWRQAMNGLVLVAAILINTYQAKWKGIVLAR
- a CDS encoding sugar ABC transporter ATP-binding protein, whose translation is MGNNGGTAPVLEAKKIIKKYPGVEALKGINFDLKPGEVRGLLGKNGAGKSTFIKIISGLEEKTSGELFYFGEKSEIRSVQDSERLGFRFISQEPALMEDLSIAENIVFREKELHGSIKRVNWKSLYKFAKERLEIFNLTWDPKLEVRYLTIAEKQMLLIIREIFSTGAKIIALDEVTVSLSLDEIRLLYDVMRKQKKIGQSFIYISHEIDEIFQICDSVTVIRDGEVVLSESIDDINHNDLKKAIVGKDIEEKQKSDELDVNVNFDEKQSSESVLCLNNVSNTKLKNIHFNLYQGEVLGIYGLRASGRTELLKTIYGLLPVQEGCIMFKGQNIVFSSTNDLINKGIGFVPEDRSEGLFLGRPVDENLLISSTQKHLKPSNLFIDRIQEKRIFEEVAEKFQIKAHSPKAEIDYLSGGNKQKVMFGRCLAAHSQLYLVDEGTKGIDIGAKNEIYKIIRQLVAGGTSVIFTSSDLEEIIHISDRIMVLHEGKIAQILLKKEATKEKLLHYADGAVDSITEKEG
- a CDS encoding cyclase family protein codes for the protein MKFKKVYDLTQPFYHNCPGWPDFAPPKVERMLYIPKDICNVETMEFNTHTATHIDAPYHFLPDGKTLDQIPVERFIGEGIVLDLRFKKENEFITVEDLEKVGSKIKKGDIVMLATGFGKARGFNHKYLKNFPAINGKAAQWLVDRQINILGVDTLGVETYGFPEGPLVHRTLLGAEILILEELFLEPLFSAATQRFTFICLPILLKDAGGCLARVVAVEE